In a single window of the Zea mays cultivar B73 chromosome 5, Zm-B73-REFERENCE-NAM-5.0, whole genome shotgun sequence genome:
- the LOC103626827 gene encoding subtilisin-like protease SBT5.3 yields the protein MVLPPSSNAPPPNPMAAATGRTMKTMALVVVLAALLCSISVAAAASGGLSSYVVYLGQHAHGAALGTHGAEELQALERDAAEAHCDLLAGVLGGDKQKAREAIFYSYTKHINGFAANLDAATAAEIAGKPGVISVFPNQGRKLHTTRSWQFVGLAGPGGVPHGGAWRKAKFGADTIIGNFDTGVWPESESFRDDGLGPVPSHWKGACDKGQDDKFHCNRKLIGARYFNKGYAAAAGALNASMNTPRDMDGHGTHTLSTAGGSPVPGASVFGFGNGTASGGSPRARVAAYRVCFPPVNGSECFDADILAAFDAAIHDGVHVLSLSLGGDPSDYLDDGIAIGSFHAVRRGISVVCSAGNSGPALGTASNLAPWLLTTGASTMDREFPSYIVFDHTKAKACNSSECPLARPPNSGLTKIKGQSLSMTTLPEKTSYPLIDSVKAAAANATTKDAQLCMIGSLDPAKAKGKIVVCLRGINPRVAKGEAVKQAGGVGMVLANDASTGNEIIADAHVLPATQIKYRDGLLLYSYVNSTKKPTGFITRPATVLGTKPAPFMAAFSSQGPNIITPGILKPDITAPGVSVIAAWTRANSPTDLAFDRRRVAFNSESGTSMSCPHVSGVVGLLRTLHPEWSPAAIKSAIMTTAAEMDNKGELILNASSLPSSPFGYGAGHISPARAMNPGLVYDLGDADYLDFLCALKYNATVMAMFKGAPYTCPSEAPRRIADLNYPSITVVNVTAAGATALRKVKNVGKPGTYTAFVAEPAGVAVLVTPSVLKFSAKGEEKGFEVHFKVVNATLARDYSFGALVWTNGRQFVRSPLVVKAALAFD from the exons ATGGTATTACCCCCGTCGTCAAATGCACCGCCACCCAACCCCATGGCCGCCGCCACCGGAAGAACCATGAAGACGATGGCgctcgtcgtcgtcctcgccgcCCTCCTCTGCTCCATCTCGGTCGCCGCTGCAGCCAGCGGCGGCCTTTCTTCGTACGTGGTGTACCTCGGCCAGCACGCGcacggcgcggcgctgggcacgcACGGCGCCGAGGAGCTGCAGGCGCTGgagcgcgacgccgccgaggCGCACTGCGACCTCCTCGCCGGCGTCTTGGGCGGAGA CAAGCAGAAGGCGCGGGAGGCGATCTTCTACTCGTACACGAAGCACATCAACGGCTTCGCAGCCAACCTGgacgccgccaccgccgccgagATTGCGG GGAAACCCGGCGTGATCTCTGTGTTCCCCAACCAGGGCCGCAAGCTGCACACGACCCGGTCATGGCAGTTCGTCGGCCTGGCCGGGCCCGGCGGCGTCCCCCACGGCGGGGCGTGGCGGAAGGCCAAGTTCGGCGCCGACACCATCATCGGCAACTTCGACACTG GTGTGTGGCCGGAATCCGAGAGCTTTAGAGATGACGGTCTGGGGCCAGTTCCGTCCCATTGGAAAGGAGCCTGCGACAAAGGCCAGGATGATAAATTCCATTGCAACAG GAAGCTGATCGGCGCGCGCTACTTCAACAAGGGCTACGCGGCGGCGGCAGGCGCGCTGAACGCGTCGATGAACACCCCACGCGACATGGACGGCCACGGCACGCACACGCTGTCCACGGCGGGCGGCTCGCCCGTGCCCGGCGCGTCGGTGTTCGGGTTCGGAAACGGCACGGCGTCCGGCGGCTCCCCGCGCGCGCGCGTGGCGGCCTACCGCGTGTGTTTCCCGCCCGTGAACGGCAGCGAGTGCTTCGACGCGGACATCCTGGCGGCGTTCGACGCCGCCATCCACGACGGCGTGCACGTGCTGTCGCTCTCCCTGGGCGGCGACCCCTCCGACTACTTGGACGACGGCATCGCCATCGGATCCTTCCATGCCGTCCGCCGCGGCATCTCCGTCGTCTGCTCCGCCGGCAACTCGGGCCCTGCACTCGGCACCGCCTCCAACCTCGCGCCGTGGCTCCTCACCACGGGCGCTAGCACCATGGACCGCGAGTTCCCGTCCTACATCGTCTTCGACCACACCAAGGCCAAGGCATGCAACTCCTCAGAATGCCCTCTTGCTAGACCGCCGAACAGCGGCCTCACAAAGATCAAG GGACAGAGTCTGTCGATGACGACGCTGCCGGAGAAGACCTCGTACCCACTGATCGATTCGGTGAAGGCTGCAGCTGCCAATGCAACCACTAAGGATGC GCAGCTGTGCATGATCGGGTCGCTGGACCCGGCGAAGGCCAAGGGCAAGATCGTGGTGTGCCTGCGTGGGATCAACCCGCGtgtggccaagggcgaggcggtgAAGCAGGCCGGCGGCGTCGGGATGGTGCTCGCCAACGACGCCAGCACCGGCAACGAGATCATCGCAGACGCGCACGTGCTCCCGGCCACGCAGATCAAGTACCGCGACGGTCTGCTGCTCTACTCCTACGTCAACTCCACCAA GAAGCCGACCGGTTTCATCACTAGGCCAGCGACTGTCCTTGGCACCAAGCCGGCGCCGTTCATGGCCGCCTTCTCGTCGCAGGGGCCCAACATCATCACCCCCGGGATCCTCAAG CCCGACATCACGGCGCCCGGAGTGAGCGTGATCGCCGCGTGGACCCGTGCCAACTCGCCGACGGACCTCGCCTTCGACCGGCGGCGCGTGGCCTTCAACTCAGAGTCCGGCACGTCCATGTCCTGCCCGCACGTCTCCGGCGTCGTTGGCCTCCTCCGCACTCTCCACCCGGAATGGAGCCCCGCGGCCATCAAGTCGGCCATCATGACCACAG CGGCTGAGATGGACAACAAGGGAGAGCTGATCCTGAACGCGTCGTCGTTGCCGTCAAGCCCCTTTGGCTACGGCGCTGGCCACATCTCCCCCGCCCGCGCCATGAACCCGGGCCTCGTCTACGACCTCGGCGACGCGGACTACCTCGACTTCCTCTGCGCGCTCAAGTACAATGCCACGGTGATGGCCATGTTCAAGGGCGCGCCCTACACGTGCCCCAGCGAGGCGCCCCGGCGCATCGCGGACCTCAACTACCCGTCCATCACTGTCGTCAACGTCACTGCGGCGGGCGCCACGGCGCTCCGCAAGGTCAAGAACGTCGGCAAGCCCGGCACGTACACGGCCTTCGTGGCCGAGCCCGCCGGCGTTGCCGTGCTGGTGACCCCATCGGTGCTCAAGTTCAGCGCCAAGGGggaggagaaggggttcgaggtgcaTTTCAAGGTGGTTAACGCCACGCTCGCTAGGGACTACTCGTTCGGAGCGCTCGTCTGGACCAACGGGAGGCAGTTCGTGAGGAGCCCTCTTGTGGTGAAGGCGGCGTTGGCTTTTGATTAG